GATAATACCCATAATCGACACCTGCACTGAGTGGGTTCCAGGAACCAATTTCCGGGTCCATTCCTTTATACTTCGTGATAAGAAATGCATTTGACACATTCGCGTATACCCTTAAATAATTAATGTGTATTGTATGCAACAGTTTTTCAGGGAAGGTATAACCAAGTGAAATGGTTTTACACCTAAGGAAGGACCCATCTTCCAAATACCGGTCGGAAAATCTGTTGTTGCCGTTTGTGTCATCATTTCTGAGACCCTGAATCTTGGTACCAGGATTGATCACGTAAACATTGTTAATAGCTGCAAGATTTGCAGGATCAGTAATATCTCCGGAAGTAGTAGTAGAAGGTCCATTCGGATCAACCAACCCAAGTTTTGCATAATTCATGATTGCTTTAAGGTTCCCCTGACTCGTAAGCGGGTTCTCGCCGTTTACACGCATTTGATTGTATACTTTATTGCCATAACTTGCAGTGAAAAATATATTCAGGTCGAAATTTTTATAGGAAAATGTGTTGTTTAACCCAAGCTGCCATTTAGGAAATGGCGATCCAAGAAAAGTTTGGTCCTTGCTATCAATGACACCATCACCATTAATATCCCTAAACTTGATGTCGCCGTACCAGATACTACCACCGGTGGTACCAACAGGATACATATTCCCATTACTGTCTACCGGTCGGGCGGCAGGCTTGATGCCTCTATCCGGGTCGCCTAAAAAATCAGTAGGGGTTGCATAAACTCCTAACACCTGATACCCATAAAATTGGCCCAATGATCCACCTACGATTGTTTTACTTGCAGGATATCCTATGATTGGAGCCCCGTCGGCATTGAGTTTTAGTACCTTATTGACGTTCCGTGAAAAAGTAAAGTCTGTTTTCCAGGTAAAGCTTTTTCCTTTAATATTTGTGGTACTTACTCTAAAGTCAAAACCCTTGTTATCCATCGATCCTACATTTGCCCATGGTGCATCCAGAGTTCCGGGAGACCAAACCATAGCAGTTCCTGAAAACATAGGCAACGAAACTTGCATGCCAAGTTTATCTGTTCTTCTATCATAAAAATCGACAGAGAAGTTTATCCGCCAGTCAAAAAATGTCCCGTCAAGACCAAGGTTGGCAGTTTTTGTTTGCTCCCATTTCAAATCCGGGTTTCCGATATTTGTTTGATACTGTGCAATACCGGTTAAACCGGTAGCAACTGTGGTTAATGTAGAAGCATAAGCATAGTCCCTTCCTGCAGGGTTGTTCGTCAAGCCATAGCCAATACGCAGCTTCAGTTCATTAACAGCTTTCACGTTTTTCAAGAATTGCTCGTTGTTCAATTTCCAGGCAAAAGCACCCGAATAAGACCATACCCATTTGTTATTTATGGAAAATTTAGCATCACCGTCTTCCCGAATGTTACCGGTAAGCAGGTATTTATCATTAATCGTGAAATTTAAACGTCCAAAATACGCTTCCCTGGCACTCTGGCCTTGGCTTCCACTGTTTGTAGCCGTAGTCGCGTCGCCTGCGCTGACTACCTGTACGTTGTTCGAAGGGAAATGTGAACGATATGCGGATGCATTTGAAGATTTATTTAATACTGCCTCATGGCCCATCATCGCGTTCAAATTGAATTTATTTGCAAAAAAACGGGTAAATGTAAGGTAGTTGCTTATAGAAGTATATAAGTTCTGAGAAGAAATATTGGCGGCAGAATTGGTGAGATTTGTGACTGTACCCAGCACATAACTTGGGTTAAAACGATCTTCATTAGCCATCGAATAATTTGCTGCTACTTCATTTCTCAGCACCAGGCCTTTGGCAAAAGTAACCTCGGCATAGAGATTGCTGAAAAGCTGCTTCCTGTTTCCATCTGCTTTATTAATTTTAGCCATCGCAGCAGGATTTACCGTTTGAGCAATCCAACCAGCGTTATTATACTGGCCACCCCAACTGCCGTCACTATTCCTTACGGGAACGTTGGGGGTTTGACTAAGCGCATCACGAATAACGTTTGAATTGGAACTATTTAAATTTTCATCAATATTTACAAGCTGAATACTGGTGCCGATTTTTAACCAATCGGTGGTTTTATTATCAAGGTTCAGGCGCACTGACATTCTGGTAAAATCAGAGCCTAAAGCAATACCTTCCTGGTGGAAATAGGTACCTGACAAGAAATATTGCGTCCGGGTATCACCACCACTTACAGAAAGGGTGTGGCTGGACATGGGGGCATTTCTGAATAATTCATCCTGCCAGTCGGTACCCTTGCCTAAATATTGAGGATTGGCAAACTCAGGGCGGACATCCCAACCCCAACCTATGGCAGCATTCCTTTCGTTTGTAAAAGTTGCATATTCACGTAAATCCATCACCGGTAGTTTCTTGGCTATTTGCTGAAAACCGGTATAATAATCGTAGGAAATCTTAGGAGCAGCAACCTTGCCTCTTTTGGTCGTAATAATAATGACACCATTGGTACCCTTTGCACCATAAATGGCAGTAGAAGATGCGTCTTTTAACACGTCAATCGATTCTATTTCGGAAGGGTTTATGCCTGCTAAAGGGTTGGAACCGAGTTG
This DNA window, taken from Bacteroidota bacterium, encodes the following:
- a CDS encoding TonB-dependent receptor, with amino-acid sequence MKKQIILIVAFLSMFGVLFAQTAHDITPNYAGVTGRVSDSSGNPLIGASVSVKGTSHGSFTGVDGKFTLSNVPKDAILHVSYMGYVSTDIPVNSSSLAIVLKEEVKKIDEIVVVGYGTSKRKDVTGAISSVSGEDIRATSPTTIDQALQGKVAGMMVQQISGQPGGDVAMQVRGITSFGGGKPLYVLDGVQIEDIASISANNGSTQLGSNPLAGINPSEIESIDVLKDASSTAIYGAKGTNGVIIITTKRGKVAAPKISYDYYTGFQQIAKKLPVMDLREYATFTNERNAAIGWGWDVRPEFANPQYLGKGTDWQDELFRNAPMSSHTLSVSGGDTRTQYFLSGTYFHQEGIALGSDFTRMSVRLNLDNKTTDWLKIGTSIQLVNIDENLNSSNSNVIRDALSQTPNVPVRNSDGSWGGQYNNAGWIAQTVNPAAMAKINKADGNRKQLFSNLYAEVTFAKGLVLRNEVAANYSMANEDRFNPSYVLGTVTNLTNSAANISSQNLYTSISNYLTFTRFFANKFNLNAMMGHEAVLNKSSNASAYRSHFPSNNVQVVSAGDATTATNSGSQGQSAREAYFGRLNFTINDKYLLTGNIREDGDAKFSINNKWVWSYSGAFAWKLNNEQFLKNVKAVNELKLRIGYGLTNNPAGRDYAYASTLTTVATGLTGIAQYQTNIGNPDLKWEQTKTANLGLDGTFFDWRINFSVDFYDRRTDKLGMQVSLPMFSGTAMVWSPGTLDAPWANVGSMDNKGFDFRVSTTNIKGKSFTWKTDFTFSRNVNKVLKLNADGAPIIGYPASKTIVGGSLGQFYGYQVLGVYATPTDFLGDPDRGIKPAARPVDSNGNMYPVGTTGGSIWYGDIKFRDINGDGVIDSKDQTFLGSPFPKWQLGLNNTFSYKNFDLNIFFTASYGNKVYNQMRVNGENPLTSQGNLKAIMNYAKLGLVDPNGPSTTTSGDITDPANLAAINNVYVINPGTKIQGLRNDDTNGNNRFSDRYLEDGSFLRCKTISLGYTFPEKLLHTIHINYLRVYANVSNAFLITKYKGMDPEIGSWNPLSAGVDYGYYPQPRVFTFGLNVSLNK